The following are from one region of the Aspergillus chevalieri M1 DNA, chromosome 1, nearly complete sequence genome:
- a CDS encoding SAE2 C-terminal domain-containing protein (COG:S;~EggNog:ENOG410PSHE;~InterPro:IPR033316,IPR013882;~PFAM:PF08573;~go_function: GO:0004519 - endonuclease activity [Evidence IEA];~go_process: GO:0006281 - DNA repair [Evidence IEA]), which yields MNAELARRDARIKEADEAARVAREAYRNTTTRIHELEREVADLKEEMHPCEVDAKSMRFSASMQEAYRPERILEHFALHGLHSEMKEQIADISTKYRALYKNFQELIGVCGTLRARVDSHKRKLVQWQDHVTREEFTIELSGIPVKFRRVHENSVTRETLHFEPSRSRQSVSEPLEPVAHEGKTGASTPSPNQQLIENFHGQRAHTKKGTSDALEPSFTSELPDPASTRSGPLSANQETVSNDLSSDESTETVTRELKRKRVPLPETTHQKDFVQNDSTVRSQRSIIIKSESMSSSPHQNFSEYRAPAGTQDLDEIGSTVETPTKKYRHSRNFSEKDFSVIDIPTTTRELEQHYESPPQPLVEQRKSKRGILQPTNGNSRAVNSSEQQLSAKKSNGNTEKAIRHGIPSLAEDGESYMNTKRTGKHASSAETDQSSKTEIAPARQRLQSLLEGPAPSRSPLNVLRSHVHPADSRRSVNQNLGGDIQYRSSEGTGSSEAKVEGSMRTAARHEHKSYRTWSLQRLEPHHFKINSDYNHGVDYAFNDVVRKRDEHKCLSGCTRTGCCGDKFLAMARAGGFQTNLGGSISKEAEEQKLIEEYLGDEKDLIHTMEPQDRQELLHEAQAKHISNTVGKHKHLHQRPRTPPGFWRTDMPDTQELEHDRKEAEKLEREKVYERYREAMRPGGLWKFADE from the exons ATGAATGCCGAGCTCGCTCGTCGAGATGCGCGGATCAAGGAAGCCGATGAGGCAGCCAGGGTTGCTCGAGAAGCGTACAGAAATACTACCACCAGAATCCATGAGCTAGAGCGCGAGGTTGCGGATCTTAAAGAAGAAATGCATCCATGTGAAGTCGACGCCAAATCCATGAGATTCTCTGCTTCCATGCAGGAGGCATACAGACCTGAGCGAATTCTCGAGCATTTTGCTTTACATGGTCTTCATTCCGAGATGAAGGAACAGATCGCGGATATTAGCACTAAATATCGAGCTTTGTATAAAAATTTCCAAGAGCTGATAGGTGTTTGTGGGACACTCAGGGCGAGGGTCGATAGCCATAAGCGGAAATTAGTGCAGTGGCAAGACCACGTCACTCGAGAGGAGTTCACGATTGAACTATCAGGGATCCCGGTCAAATTCCGGCGTGTGCATGAGAATTCAGTCACCAGGGAAACATTGCACTTTGAGCCATCGAGGTCGCGACAATCTGTATCGGAGCCATTGGAACCGGTTGCTCATGAGGGCAAAACTGGGGCTTCGACTCCATCCCCGAACCAACAATTAATCGAAAACTTTCATGGACAAAGGGCTCATACCAAGAAAGGGACAAGTGATGCTCTGGAGCCATCCTTTACTTCCGAACTACCAGACCCAGCTTCAACCAGATCTGGCCCTTTGTCGGCAAATCAGGAAACTGTGTCAAATGACCTCTCTTCCGATGAATCCACTGAAACAGTGACGCGGGAGCTCAAACGAAAGCGAGTGCCATTGCCGGAAACTACTCATCAAAAAGATTTCGTCCAAAATGACTCTACAGTTAGGTCGCAGCGGTCTATTATCATCAAGAGCGAAAGCATGTCCTCTAGCCCCCACCAAAACTTCTCCGAATACCGCGCACCTGCGGGTACCCAGGATCTGGATGAAATTGGCAGCACTGTCGAGACCCCGACGAAAAAGTATCGTCACAGTCGCAATTTTAGTGAAAAGGACTTCTCAGTGATTGATATTCCTACGACGACTAGGGAACTTGAGCAGCATTACGAGAGCCCCCCTCAACCTCTGGTTGAGCAGAGAAAGTCGAAGCGCGGAATTCTCCAGCCCACTAATGGCAATTCGCGAGCTGTCAACTCTTCTGAGCAGCAATTAAGTGCCAAGAAATCGAATGGAAACACGGAAAAAGCAATCAGACATGGCATACCTTCATTagcagaagatggagaaagCTATATGAATACGAAACGAACCGGAAAACATGCGTCTTCCGCCGAGACGGATCAGTCGTCGAAGACTGAAATCGCGCCTGCTCGGCAACGATTACAAAGTCTTCTGGAAGGACCGGCGCCATCTAGGTCGCCTCTAAACGTTCTGCGGAGTCATGTGCACCCTGCTGATAGTAGGCGATCTGTGAACCAGAATCTAGGAGGCGATATACAGTATAGATCCTCGGAAGGCACAGGATCCTCTGAAGCAAAGGTCGAAGGCAGTATGCGAACCG CTGCGCGCCATGAACATAAATCTTACCGAACATGGTCACTTCAACGGCTTGAACCTCACCATTTCAAGATCAATTCCGATTACAACCATGGTGTTGACTACGCTTTCAACGATGTTGTTCGCAAAAGAGACGAACACAAGTGTTTGAGTGGTTGTACACGCACCGGCTGCTGCGGCGATAAATTTCTCGCCATGGCTCGAGCTGGTGGTTTCCAAACGAACCTTGGCGGGTCAATTTcgaaagaagcagaggagcAAAAACTCATAGAAGAATACCTGGGCGATGAAAAGGATCTAATTCATACAATGGAGCCCCAGGATCGCCAAGAGCTTCTCCATGAAGCGCAAGCAAAACATATCTCGAATACTGTTGGAAAACACAAACACCTTCACCAGCGTCCTCGAACACCTCCTGGATTCTGGCGTACAGATATGCCAGACACTCAGGAATTAGAGCATGACCgcaaagaagcagaaaagCTCGAAAGAGAGAAAGTCTATGAACGGTATAGAGAAGCCATGCGGCCCGGTGGGTTGTGGAAATTTGCGGACGAATAG